Below is a genomic region from Caulobacter rhizosphaerae.
CTGAGCCAGATGCTGGTGCTGACCACCCAGAACTTCGTCTCGGCCGCCACCGGCGCGACCATCGCCGCGGCTCTGGCCCGGGCGTTTGTCGCCAATAGGGGCGAGGGAGTCGGCAACTTCTGGGCCGACTTGGTGCGCACCACGCTCTACGTGCTGCTGCCGCTGTCGTTCCTGCTGGCCGTGGTTCTGGTCGCCCTGGGTCTGCCCCAGACCCTGGCCGCCGGCGTCACCGCCCACACCCTGGAAGGCGCTGACCAGAAGATCGCGCTCTACGCCGTGGCCTCGCAGGAGGCCATCAAGATGCTGGGCATCAACGGCGGCGGGATCTTCAACGCCAACTCGGCCCATCCGTTCGAGAACCCCACGCCGCTGACCAACCTGATCACGGCCGTCTCGATCGATGTGCTCGGCTGGGCCGCCTTCTTCGCTTTCGGCCGCAGCGTGCTGGCGCGGAAGGACATTCGGGCCCTGGTCGTGGCGGGCGTGGTTCTGCTGTCGGCCGGCGCGGCGACGATCTATGTCACCGAGACGCAGAGCCCGCCGGCCCTGGTCGCCGCCCATGTCGACGCCTCGGTCAATCTGGAAGGCAAGGAGACCCGCTTCGGCGCCCCGGCCACGGCCGCCTGGGTCGCCATGACCACCGGAGCCTCGAACGGCTCGGTCAACGGCATGCATTCCAGCCTGATGCCGCTGGGCGGCGGCATGGCGATGTTCCTGATGCACCTGGGCGAGATCCTGCCCGGCGGCATCGGCTCGGGCATCGCCGTCATGGTGGTCATGGCCGTGCTGTCGGTGTTCGTCGCCGGCCTGATGGTGGGCCGTACCCCCGAATATCTCGGCAAGAAGATCGAGGCCCGCGAGGTGCAGTTGTCGATCCTGGCCGTGGTGGCCATCCCGGTCTCGACCCTGGGCTTCTCGGCCGTCGCCGCGGTCCTGCCCGAAGCGTTGAAGGGCCTGATGCATACAGGCCCGCATGGCCTGTCGGAGATCCTCTACGCCTACACCTCGGCCACGGCCAACAACGGCTCGGCCTTCGCCGGCCTGACCGCCAACGCCCCCTGGTGGGACGCGACCCTGGGCGTGGCCATGGCCATGGGCCGGTTCATGCCGATCATCGCCGTCCTGGCCATGGCCGGCTCGCTGGCCGCCAAGCCCAAGCTGGCCCCGTCCGCCGGGACCCTGCCCACCGACGGCGGCCTGTTCATCGGCCTGCTGGTGGGGGTGATCCTGATCCTGGGCGGCCTGCAGTTCTTCCCCGCATTGGCGCTGGGTCCGATCGTCGAGCACTTCCAGGTGCTCGCCGCGGTCGCCCACGCGTCCTGATCGCAAAGGCGATTGAAGATGACGACCCTTCAAGCTCCCTTGGACGAGCCCCAGACCGGGGAGGGCCGGCGCAAGGCCAGCGCCCTGACCGGCGGCCTGTCCGCGGCCATCCTGACCCGCGCGGCCAAGGACGCCTTCGTCAAGCTGGACCCGCGCAAGCTGACCGGCAATCCGGTGATCTTCGCCACCTGGATCGTGGCCCTGCTGTCGACGGTCTCGGCCGTCGCGGCGCTGGCGAACCACCAGGCGGCTGGCTTCGCGATCCAGGTCGCGGCTTGGCTCTGGGCCACGGTGCTGTTCGCCAACCTGGCCGAGAGCGTCGCCGAAGGGCGGGGCAAGGCCGCCGCCGACAGCCTGCGCGCCACCCGCGTCACCACCAACGCCAAGCTGATCATCGACGACAAGACCGGCACGATCATCCCGACCGCCGCCCACAAGCTGGTCCCCGGCGAGGTGATCCTGGTCGAGGCTGGCGATGTGATCCCCACTGACGGCGAGATCATCGAGGGCATGGCCAGCGTCAACGAGGCGGCCATCACCGGCGAGAGCGCCCCGGTCATCCGCGAGAGCGGCGGCGACCGCTCGGCCGTCACCGGCGGCACCACCGTCGTGTCGGACTGGATCAAGG
It encodes:
- the kdpA gene encoding potassium-transporting ATPase subunit KdpA, with the translated sequence MNWQGWAEIALTLGLAVAIGWPLGVYMSRVWNGERTWLDPVLRPVEAVFYKACGVDPAKSQSWYGYAGALLAFNLVGFLLVYAVLRLQGVLPLNPQGFPGLSGHLSFNTAISFVTNTNWQSYAGESTMSTLSQMLVLTTQNFVSAATGATIAAALARAFVANRGEGVGNFWADLVRTTLYVLLPLSFLLAVVLVALGLPQTLAAGVTAHTLEGADQKIALYAVASQEAIKMLGINGGGIFNANSAHPFENPTPLTNLITAVSIDVLGWAAFFAFGRSVLARKDIRALVVAGVVLLSAGAATIYVTETQSPPALVAAHVDASVNLEGKETRFGAPATAAWVAMTTGASNGSVNGMHSSLMPLGGGMAMFLMHLGEILPGGIGSGIAVMVVMAVLSVFVAGLMVGRTPEYLGKKIEAREVQLSILAVVAIPVSTLGFSAVAAVLPEALKGLMHTGPHGLSEILYAYTSATANNGSAFAGLTANAPWWDATLGVAMAMGRFMPIIAVLAMAGSLAAKPKLAPSAGTLPTDGGLFIGLLVGVILILGGLQFFPALALGPIVEHFQVLAAVAHAS